A single bacterium DNA region contains:
- a CDS encoding TRAP transporter TatT component family protein, with amino-acid sequence MSLRRLFLLIPAACFLLACSPRSYVVSRLADAASSGGDVFARDDDPELVRDAVPFALKAMESLLDSTPDHKGLRTSLCKGFTQYAAAFVLPDAEEAQDSAVRRAGVERARRLFLRAKDHGMRGLSVGRDGFAAALSGDPVGASARIGAEDVPLLYWTGAAWSLAVSTSSDDPSLLADLPRIEALMRRALALDERYDNGAIHEFFVAFEGGRPEAMGGSVERARRHMERAMALSAGKKISPLVTFAGTVSVRTQDRKEFLELLDRALAFDARSEAPEFRLGNLVSQRRARWLKGRVDDLFLD; translated from the coding sequence ATGTCCCTTCGTCGCCTATTCCTCCTGATCCCGGCGGCCTGTTTCCTCCTCGCCTGTTCGCCCAGGTCGTACGTCGTTTCCCGGCTCGCCGATGCCGCCTCCTCCGGCGGGGATGTCTTCGCGAGGGACGACGACCCGGAACTTGTGCGTGACGCGGTCCCGTTCGCCTTGAAGGCGATGGAGTCGCTCCTGGATTCGACGCCGGACCACAAGGGGCTCCGGACCTCGCTGTGCAAGGGGTTCACCCAGTATGCCGCCGCTTTCGTGCTCCCGGATGCGGAGGAGGCGCAGGACTCCGCGGTTCGCCGGGCGGGGGTGGAACGCGCCCGGCGGCTCTTCCTCCGCGCGAAGGACCACGGGATGCGCGGCCTGTCGGTGGGGCGCGACGGATTCGCGGCCGCGCTGTCGGGGGATCCGGTCGGAGCCTCCGCGCGGATCGGTGCGGAGGACGTCCCCCTGCTGTACTGGACGGGCGCCGCGTGGAGCCTCGCCGTGTCGACTTCGTCGGACGATCCGTCCCTGCTGGCCGACCTCCCGCGGATCGAGGCGCTGATGCGAAGGGCGCTCGCGCTGGACGAGCGGTACGACAACGGCGCGATCCACGAATTTTTCGTCGCCTTCGAGGGGGGGCGCCCGGAGGCGATGGGGGGATCGGTCGAGCGGGCGCGGCGCCACATGGAGCGGGCGATGGCGCTGTCCGCGGGGAAGAAGATCTCCCCGCTGGTCACCTTCGCCGGGACGGTGTCGGTCCGGACCCAGGACCGGAAGGAGTTCCTGGAGCTCCTCGACCGCGCGCTCGCCTTCGACGCCCGGTCGGAGGCGCCGGAGTTCCGGTTGGGAAACCTCGTGTCCCAGCGGCGAGCGCGCTGGCTGAAAGGGAGGGTGGATGACCTGTTCCTCGATTAG
- the dctP gene encoding TRAP transporter substrate-binding protein DctP yields MLLLAGACASAPVGATAAPMVVKMATLAPEGSSWYRVLQDMGEEWRKASGGAVTLRIYPGGVAGDEDAMIRKMRVGQIQAAAITGIGLAYLERSFYALHIPMMYESDEEFDSVRDRYAPVLERKMEEKGLIVLNWGDAGWVHFFSKTPVVTPAEAKAMKLFQWSGDTNLLQLYKETGFHPVPLSTNDLLPSLQTGMVNGFSSTPLAALAFQWFGLAPHMADLQYAPLTGATVIEKRAWEKIPADLRPKLLEASRRAGLRLRTEIRRLNREAVGVMVKNGLKVHKVPPDVQAQWRKMIEDIYPRIRGKIMPAEAFDTVKRYRDEYRAAQRGRKNAGR; encoded by the coding sequence GTGCTCTTGCTGGCGGGAGCGTGCGCGTCGGCGCCCGTGGGCGCGACGGCGGCGCCGATGGTCGTCAAGATGGCGACGCTGGCACCGGAGGGATCCTCTTGGTACCGCGTCCTCCAGGACATGGGGGAGGAGTGGAGGAAGGCGTCCGGAGGGGCGGTCACGCTGCGCATCTACCCGGGCGGCGTCGCGGGGGACGAGGACGCGATGATCCGGAAGATGCGGGTCGGCCAGATCCAGGCGGCCGCGATCACCGGGATCGGGCTCGCGTACCTCGAGCGCTCCTTCTACGCCCTGCACATCCCGATGATGTACGAATCCGACGAGGAGTTCGATTCCGTCCGGGACCGGTACGCCCCGGTCCTCGAGCGGAAGATGGAGGAGAAGGGGCTGATCGTCCTCAACTGGGGGGACGCGGGGTGGGTCCATTTCTTTTCGAAGACCCCCGTGGTCACGCCCGCGGAGGCCAAGGCCATGAAACTCTTCCAGTGGTCGGGGGACACGAACCTGCTGCAATTGTACAAGGAGACGGGGTTCCACCCCGTCCCCCTGTCGACGAACGACCTGCTTCCCAGCCTCCAGACGGGGATGGTGAACGGCTTCAGCAGCACCCCGCTGGCGGCGTTGGCCTTCCAGTGGTTCGGCCTGGCTCCCCACATGGCGGACCTGCAATACGCGCCGTTGACCGGGGCCACGGTGATCGAAAAGCGTGCGTGGGAGAAGATCCCGGCGGACCTGCGGCCGAAGCTTCTCGAGGCGTCCCGCCGGGCGGGGCTGCGGCTCCGAACCGAGATCCGCCGCCTCAACCGGGAGGCCGTCGGGGTGATGGTGAAGAACGGCCTCAAGGTCCACAAGGTGCCCCCGGACGTCCAGGCGCAGTGGAGGAAGATGATCGAGGACATTTATCCGCGGATCCGCGGGAAGATCATGCCGGCGGAGGCGTTCGACACGGTGAAGCGGTATCGCGACGAGTACCGCGCCGCGCAGCGCGGCAGGAAAAACGCGGGCCGATAG
- a CDS encoding TRAP transporter large permease subunit encodes MTPPAELAPGGDRPPATLADRVENGISIALLVGMAVLPILEIIGRRVWRTGVPGSGALVQHATLWIGLLGGAIAARDDRLLSIGHLADRFPEPYRGGLSAFVAAVSAAISLLLAGSGLQLVRAEWADTHYIVPFLPLWVAEGVIPAGFALIAWRLVRRAHGGVWTRAAGAAGAVAGVAFVSSGLILNDAPFLAAVATLLLAVILGAPLFVALGGLAVLFFRHEDVPIAAISAEIYRIVTSPTLPTIPLFGFAGYVLTVGNVSGRLVRFFRAIVGWMPGGIAVVTVLVCTFFTTFTGASGVTIVALGGILLPALLVERYPERFSLGLLTSSGSLGLLFPPCLPVILYGVVAGIAVDKMFLGGFLPGVLLSLIMAGWAVRGGVRAGARRTPFSWKELGAAAWEAKWDLLLPVIVLVGIFGGVATAVEAAALTVLYAIATEVFVHRDAGPRRLLSEAGTETSRLVGGFLLLLAAATGLTGYMVDAGVPQAIFEWVRSTIDSRFTFLLILNLFLLLVGAFMHIFSAIVIVVPIIAPLASAFGVHPVHLGIIFLANLELGFLMPPVGMNLFMSAYRFDKPFGEVCRAVLPFLLLLLGGVLAITYIPWLTTALLP; translated from the coding sequence TTGACGCCGCCCGCCGAACTCGCGCCCGGGGGGGACCGCCCCCCCGCGACCCTCGCGGACCGCGTCGAGAACGGGATCTCGATCGCCCTGCTCGTCGGCATGGCCGTGCTGCCGATCCTCGAGATCATCGGACGCCGCGTCTGGAGAACCGGCGTCCCCGGCTCGGGAGCTCTCGTCCAGCACGCGACCCTGTGGATCGGCCTGCTCGGCGGCGCGATCGCCGCGCGGGACGACCGGCTCCTGTCGATCGGGCATCTCGCGGACCGGTTCCCGGAGCCGTACCGGGGGGGCTTGTCCGCCTTCGTCGCGGCGGTTTCCGCCGCGATCTCCCTCCTGCTCGCGGGTTCGGGTCTCCAGCTGGTCCGGGCGGAGTGGGCGGACACCCATTACATCGTCCCGTTCCTCCCCCTGTGGGTCGCGGAAGGCGTGATCCCGGCGGGGTTCGCGCTCATCGCGTGGCGCCTCGTCCGGCGCGCGCACGGGGGCGTGTGGACGCGGGCGGCCGGCGCGGCCGGCGCGGTCGCCGGCGTGGCGTTCGTCTCCTCGGGGCTGATCCTCAACGATGCGCCGTTCCTGGCGGCGGTCGCCACCCTCCTCCTCGCGGTGATCCTCGGCGCGCCGCTCTTCGTCGCCCTCGGAGGCCTCGCGGTCCTCTTTTTCCGCCATGAGGACGTTCCCATCGCGGCCATCTCCGCGGAGATCTATCGCATCGTGACGTCTCCCACGCTCCCCACCATCCCGCTGTTCGGCTTCGCGGGGTACGTCCTCACGGTGGGAAACGTCTCCGGGAGGCTGGTGCGCTTCTTCCGCGCGATCGTCGGCTGGATGCCCGGCGGCATCGCCGTGGTCACGGTGCTGGTGTGCACCTTCTTCACGACGTTCACCGGCGCCTCCGGGGTCACGATCGTGGCGCTGGGCGGGATCCTGCTGCCCGCGCTCCTCGTGGAGCGGTACCCGGAGCGGTTCTCCCTCGGGCTTCTCACCTCGTCCGGCTCCCTCGGGCTCCTGTTCCCTCCCTGCCTGCCGGTGATCCTGTACGGAGTCGTGGCGGGGATCGCGGTGGACAAGATGTTCCTCGGCGGGTTCCTCCCCGGGGTCCTCCTTTCCCTGATCATGGCGGGCTGGGCCGTCCGGGGAGGGGTGCGAGCGGGGGCGCGGCGGACGCCGTTCTCATGGAAGGAGCTGGGCGCCGCGGCGTGGGAGGCGAAGTGGGACCTGCTCCTGCCCGTGATCGTGCTGGTGGGGATTTTCGGGGGGGTCGCGACGGCCGTCGAGGCGGCGGCGTTGACGGTCCTCTACGCCATCGCCACCGAGGTGTTCGTGCACCGCGACGCGGGGCCCCGGCGGCTCCTGTCGGAAGCGGGGACCGAAACCTCCCGGCTCGTCGGGGGGTTCCTCCTCCTCCTCGCGGCGGCCACGGGCCTTACGGGGTACATGGTCGATGCCGGGGTCCCCCAGGCCATCTTCGAATGGGTCCGCTCGACGATCGACTCCCGGTTCACCTTCCTCCTCATCCTGAACCTGTTCCTGCTCCTCGTCGGCGCCTTCATGCACATCTTCTCGGCGATCGTGATCGTGGTCCCGATCATCGCCCCGCTCGCCTCGGCGTTCGGCGTGCACCCCGTCCACCTCGGGATCATCTTCCTCGCGAACCTCGAGCTCGGGTTCCTGATGCCTCCCGTGGGGATGAACCTCTTCATGTCCGCGTACCGGTTCGACAAGCCGTTCGGCGAGGTGTGCCGCGCGGTCCTCCCCTTCCTGCTCCTGCTCCTGGGAGGCGTCCTCGCCATCACCTACATCCCCTGGCTCACCACGGCGCTGCTGCCTTAG
- a CDS encoding helicase HerA-like domain-containing protein: protein MTLAPAPLPIAKGKKEIALLPGMANRHGLIAGATGTGKTVTLRVLAERFSGIGVPVFLADVKGDLSGMGKAGGDNPKVSERAAQLKPDGFGYEGYPVVFWDLFGEEGHPVRATVSEMGPLLFGRILNLNEIQSGVLTLVFKIADDNGLLLLDLKDLRSMTQFVGDNAGQFRTSYGNIAAASVGAIQRGLIALEEQGADRFFGEPALDLQDLLQTDPAGRGTINILAASRLMTSPRLYSTFLLYLLSELFEQLPEAGDPEKPGLVFFFDEAHLLFTDAPKVLLEKIEQVVRLIRSKGVGVYFVTQNPTDIPERVLGQLGNRVQHALRAFSPNDQKAVKAAAETFRANPKLDVVKAITELGVGEALVSVLDAKGTPTVVERAFVLPPRSRLTPLSPEERAQVVRDSVLQDHYERTVDRESAYEKLKEKAAQRQPEESAGGTAPGGAGGRRAPEARSQAGDLIGAMAKSAAHAIGSQIGRQIIRGVLGSILGGKR, encoded by the coding sequence ATGACGCTCGCACCGGCGCCGCTCCCGATCGCAAAGGGAAAGAAGGAAATCGCGCTGCTCCCCGGCATGGCCAACCGGCACGGCCTGATCGCCGGAGCCACGGGGACCGGCAAGACCGTCACGCTGCGGGTGCTGGCGGAGCGGTTCAGCGGGATCGGCGTCCCGGTCTTCCTTGCGGACGTGAAGGGGGACCTCTCCGGGATGGGGAAAGCGGGGGGCGACAACCCGAAAGTCTCCGAGCGGGCGGCGCAGCTCAAGCCGGACGGGTTCGGATACGAGGGGTATCCCGTCGTCTTCTGGGACCTCTTCGGGGAGGAGGGGCACCCCGTGCGGGCCACCGTCTCGGAGATGGGACCGCTCCTCTTCGGGAGGATCCTCAACCTGAACGAGATCCAGTCCGGCGTGCTGACCCTCGTCTTCAAGATCGCCGACGACAACGGCCTTCTCCTGCTGGACCTCAAGGACCTCCGGTCGATGACGCAGTTCGTCGGGGACAACGCCGGGCAGTTCCGGACCTCGTACGGCAACATCGCCGCCGCGAGCGTCGGGGCGATCCAGCGGGGGCTGATCGCGCTGGAGGAACAGGGGGCGGACCGGTTCTTCGGCGAGCCCGCGCTCGATCTCCAGGACCTCCTCCAGACCGATCCGGCCGGCCGCGGGACGATCAACATCCTGGCCGCCTCCCGGCTCATGACCTCCCCGAGGCTCTACTCCACGTTCCTGCTCTACCTCCTCTCCGAGCTGTTCGAGCAGCTCCCCGAGGCGGGGGATCCGGAGAAGCCCGGCCTCGTATTCTTCTTCGACGAGGCGCACCTCCTGTTCACGGACGCGCCGAAGGTGCTCCTCGAAAAGATCGAGCAGGTGGTGCGGCTCATCCGCTCGAAGGGAGTGGGGGTGTATTTCGTCACCCAGAATCCGACGGACATCCCCGAGCGGGTCCTCGGCCAGTTGGGAAACCGGGTGCAGCACGCCTTGCGCGCTTTCTCTCCCAATGACCAGAAGGCGGTCAAGGCGGCCGCCGAGACGTTCCGGGCGAACCCGAAGCTCGATGTCGTGAAGGCGATCACCGAGCTCGGCGTCGGGGAGGCGCTCGTCTCCGTGCTGGACGCGAAGGGGACGCCGACCGTGGTCGAGCGCGCCTTCGTCCTGCCGCCCCGGAGCAGGCTGACCCCCCTCTCCCCGGAGGAGCGGGCGCAGGTCGTCCGCGATTCGGTGCTCCAGGACCATTACGAGCGGACGGTCGACCGGGAGTCCGCCTACGAGAAGCTGAAGGAGAAGGCGGCGCAGCGGCAGCCGGAGGAAAGCGCGGGCGGGACGGCGCCGGGCGGGGCGGGCGGCCGGCGCGCCCCGGAGGCGCGGTCCCAGGCCGGGGACCTGATCGGGGCGATGGCGAAAAGCGCGGCCCACGCGATCGGCAGCCAGATCGGCCGGCAGATCATCCGGGGGGTGCTGGGCTCCATCCTCGGCGGAAAGCGCTGA